A section of the Citrus sinensis cultivar Valencia sweet orange chromosome 8, DVS_A1.0, whole genome shotgun sequence genome encodes:
- the LOC107178078 gene encoding protein SRC2 homolog codes for MEAANVQGQPLEVTVIACKGLKDTEWLSKQDPYVCIEYGSTKYRTRTCTDGGKNPTFQEKFMFPLIHGVNEMNLVVWNSNTITGDDFIGSGKVRLTKAITQGYDDNPWPLWTRSGKHAGEVNIILRCANNTGMTSPAYEHGPAVAYPSSDPPPYHPPAGYGGYPPQPPPSGYPQPSAYAPPPGPHPYGAPHPAPGPYPYGAPPNQHPYGPPPGAHPYGAPPGPPSYGYGAPQHGHGCHPQPPA; via the exons TGCAAGGGATTGAAAGACACAGAATGGCTCTCAAAACAAGATCCCTACGTTTGTATTGAGTATGGTAGCACCAAATACCGTACCAGAACTTGTACAG ATGGTGGCAAGAACCCAACTTTTCAAGAAAAGTTTATGTTCCCTTTAATTCATGGGGTTAATGAGATGAATCTTGTTGTTTGGAATAGCAATACCATCACCGGAGACGATTTCATCGGCAGTGGAAA GGTTCGATTGACTAAGGCTATTACACAAGGTTATGATGATAACCCTTGGCCACTTTGGACCCGATCGGGAAA ACATGCAGGAGAAGTGAATATCATACTGCGTTGTGCCAAC AACACGGGAATGACTTCCCCGGCATACGAACACGGGCCGGCGGTGGCCTATCCGTCTTCTGACCCACCTCCCTATCATCCACCGGCCGGTTATGGTGGTTATCCGCCGCAGCCTCCGCCATCTGGGTACCCACAACCTTCAGCTTATGCTCCTCCTCCAGGTCCGCATCCTTATGGGGCACCACACCCTGCCCCTGGTCCATATCCTTATGGGGCACCACCAAATCAACATCCTTACGGGCCACCGCCCGGAGCACATCCATACGGGGCACCACCCGGTCCACCGTCTTATGGCTATGGGGCACCTCAACATGGGCATG gGTGCCATCCGCAGCCACCAGCTTGA